In Cydia strobilella chromosome 8, ilCydStro3.1, whole genome shotgun sequence, one DNA window encodes the following:
- the LOC134743704 gene encoding carbonic anhydrase 7 — protein MASKNILFVFAVLAANASIVFGWGYRASDQRRWAVLHPACGGRQQSPIAIAARQAIPISIPAMELIGYQNPLPGPLTLTNNGHSVTLTIPKYSSEEEKKGFRLPYIFGGPLDNEYEIEGLHFHWGDKNNRGSEHTLNDMRLPLEMHIVHRNKKYRNLAESLQHPDGVAVLAFFYQVVEFDAKLLSPMVKNLSMIEAYNSSMQLPHTFSLSSILSGLDSERFYTYKGSLTTPPCAEAVTWIVFSDYLPISVFQMDNFRGLLSNLNLPLVDNFRQLQPLFGRRIFVRITSKNPKFKKTKLHYSKYDWVGHKKADNDVGDFDE, from the exons ATGGCTTCGAAAAATATCCTCTTTGTATTCGCCGTTTTGGCGGCAAACG CCTCCATTGTCTTCGGCTGGGGTTACCGCGCGTCTGACCAGCGGCGCTGGGCCGTACTCCACCCCGCCTGCGGAGGCAGACAGCAGTCCCCCATCGCCATCGCGGCGCGACAGGCCATCCCCATCTCTATACCCGCTATGGAACTTATCGGCTACCAGAACCCTCTACCAGGCCCTCTCACCTTAACAAACAACGGCCATTCTGTCACTCTAACCATCCCGAAATACAGTTCAGAGGAAGAGAAGAAAGGATTCCGTCTACCTTACATCTTCGGCGGACCGCTAGACAACGAGTATGAAATCGAGGGACTGCATTTCCATTGGGGTGATAAGAACAACCGTGGTTCTGAGCATACGCTTAATGACATGAGGCTGCCTCTTGAGATGCACATCGTGCACAGGAACAAGAAATATAGGAACTTGGCTGAGTCTCTGCAGCATCCTGATGGCGTTGCCGTCCTTGCCTTCTTCTACCAG GTGGTGGAATTCGACGCTAAGCTCCTCAGCCCCATGGTGAAGAACCTGTCCATGATTGAGGCCTACAACAGCAGCATGCAGCTCCCGCACACCTTCTCCCTCTCTTCTATCCTGTCTGGCCTGGACTCTGAGCGGTTCTACACGTACAAGGGCTCTCTGACCACCCCGCCTTGCGCTGAGGCTGTTACGTGGATCGTGTTCTCTGATTATCTGCCGATCTCCGTGTTCCAG ATGGACAACTTCCGCGGCCTTCTCTCCAACCTGAACCTGCCCCTCGTCGACAACTTCAGGCAGCTCCAGCCCCTCTTCGGCCGCCGGATCTTCGTGCGCATCACCTCCAAGAACCCCAAGTTCAAGAAGACCAAGCTCCACTACTCCAAATATGATTGGGTCGGACACAAGAAGGCCGATAACGATGTTGGCGACTTCGATGAATAG
- the LOC134743794 gene encoding histone H1-like — protein sequence MAPRESIKATPKAQRTVSKTKPKASPISTIKKTMATRKLMDATQIKVNNTTVKTRASMAPPCTPKPKESKPVPAPSSVTKSAKKVRKPKAAHSGVPVPSKMLKLRLQKKEVI from the exons ATGGCTCCTCGTGAAAGTATAAAAGCCACTCCTAAGGCGCAGCGCACTGTATCGAAGACCAAACCGAAAGCGTCACCAATTTCGACAATCAAAAAGACCATGGCTACAAGAAAACTTATGGACGCAACTCAAATAAaag TAAATAACACAACAGTGAAGACCCGAGCCAGTATGGCGCCGCCTTGTACGCCGAAGCCTAAAGAATCGAAGCCGGTTCCTGCACCAAGCAGTGTCACCAAAAGTGCCAAAAAGGTCCGGAAACCAAAGGCCGCCCATTCTGGAGTCCCTGTGCCCAGCAAAATGCTCAAACTA cgacttcaaaaaaaggaggttatc